One Pomacea canaliculata isolate SZHN2017 linkage group LG1, ASM307304v1, whole genome shotgun sequence genomic window, TAAAGTTCTCctaataattatcatttaaGATTAAAACAACAAGCTCTCTGGACCATAAACAATAATTCCAGCATATCTGAATTTTCTTGAACAAGGCAATTCTACACTGGAATGAAGTGTACCAGAAGACGAAACCCCAAAAATTAAACGCTACTTAACAAAATTTATTGCTGTCACAAAAGCAAATGTGAAACGGTCAGCTATAAATGATTACTTTCTTGATAATGGTATCAATGTTCTCTGTGTCACTGAAAAATGGCTttataatgatggtgatgaggcAAAATATCATGATTTGGCTCCACCAGATTACAATGCTACTTCTTTTCCATGTGTTACATCAATCTGCAGGGGTATTGCTTTTGCTGTATGTGAGTAGCTGCTAACATGCATTACCTTCACTGATAACTTTCCCTTCAATCACAAATCACTCAAGCTGGCATAGCTGTCAACTATGTTTCACTGATCCCATCTTGACACTTTTGCCTGTGCCACCTACCTCCAACCAAAAAGAATCACTTCACCAACATACTTTTCATCAAGGAGTTTCCTGATTTGCTGGAGAACACAACAGTTTGAGGGGATCCCTTCTTAATGTTAGTGACTATAGACTTCATTTTGACTAGCCAACACATTTCTATGCAAAAAAGTGCTTGACATTATTGGAATATTTGGCCTAGCTCAGTCGGTCTCTTGAGCCCACTCATATGGCATTCTATAGACATGTtcgtatgtgtctgtgtgtgtgtgcacacgtcaTTCTTATACAGCATCATAAACTTGTCCATAGGGCTAAGACATGGCATcatataactttttttattattatcatatttaatggtttgatgatgatgatgattcacaAACATGTTCACCAGGAGAAATGGCATAATCCAAAATGAGAgcataagaaaataagaaagaagaagagcttaaaaagaaaagagagggtATTGAGGGTTGCGACTGACAGCTCTGTAGATACATAAGGGGAGGTTGGAAGTGGGGAGATTGGTGCTTTActggagccagcaactaaggctatatcatggcaaggcagccagccctgtaaaacagatgccacatacagagaaagaacagcgttcCTGAGATGAAAGCTGAACCCCAGaaagccaatcttcactgtattggtgacagacgctaacccatgggtgggcaattaattttcccaaggggccacatgagaaattgggatggttttagagggccggtctaatatagttaactcagttttatccaatactgtatatatagtatatatactggcgggtgggCCAGCGGGCGGACCAGAccagtcagagacaggaggcgggctggatacggcccgcgggctggcctttgcccaggtctgcgcTAAACGTTGCACCATCAGACCACCCCATATATAAGGGGAAGAGTGTAGCATGCAGCATCACACTCTTATATTTACATGCTCTCAGTACTTAGTCTGCATAGTGACATTagtcatatatatatgcaaaaacttttttaaatagcacGTCACTTAGACCACAAAATTTTAAAGGTGAAAATGACCAAAGGATAAAGTAGTAAGGAAATCTTTATACTGTTTACATTTAACAGCATCAGTCATATTCCAATAACATACCAAATGATGGATAATCACTGTCTTCAACAGGTCCAAGGGGATGTACACTGCTGCCTGTAGCTGCTTCCTTGTTTTCTGCTGcatctttgttttttggttCACTTGCTTTTGTGTGATTATCTGTTCCTTCTCTCACGGTGCCTCCTCTTACTATTGCTTCTTTATTGGTCTCTATGCTATGGTATTTGTCAGACCCCCCTTCACCAATATTCCTCTCCTCTGCATTGTCTGCCTTGGAGTTTGTTCGTGACATATCTACATCAACTCTTGATAATACTTTATCAGTGCCACCCTGTGAACTGCTTACATTAGTTATCCCTTCAACAGTTGATTGCTCTACTGGCTGAGTTGCTCTACTGCTTGCCTCTGGTTCTAACTCATCACCATATTCTTGTGTGTAATCTGTCCTGGATCCTAGCTGATTTACCCCACTGATAGACCCTTCCCTATTACCAGTATCTTTATCTGTTTGTCCTTCCCCGGGTTCTGGCTGATTTACAACAGGCCCTtttccattatcatcatctttctctgGTTGACCTTCCATGGGTTCTGGCTGATTTACAACAGGCCCTTTTACTTTACCATCATCGTTCTCTGTTTGACCTTCCGTGGATCCTAGCTGATTTACCCTACTGATAGGCCCTTTATCGCCATTACTAGCATCTTTCTGCTTGTAACCTTCTCCGGGTTCTGGCTGATCTACAACAGGCTCTGTTCCATTACCATCATCTTTCTCTGTTTGACCTTCCATGGGTACTAACTGAGTTACCCTACTGATAGGCCCTTTATCTCCATTACTAGCATCTTCCTGTGTTTTACTTGTCATGGGTCTTGGCTTATTTAC contains:
- the LOC112559621 gene encoding trans-Golgi network integral membrane protein 1-like isoform X2, encoding MRSNGEWKANEGRSVIAIQDRTQTGTEKGLSNTKRVQNPKSREDILTTRDHLNVEPGASSGVNKPRPMTSKTQEDASNGDKGPISRVTQLVPMEGQTEKDDGNGTEPVVDQPEPGEGYKQKDASNGDKGPISRVNQLGSTEGQTENDDGKVKGPVVNQPEPMEGQPEKDDDNGKGPVVNQPEPGEGQTDKDTGNREGSISGVNQLGSRTDYTQEYGDELEPEASSRATQPVEQSTVEGITNVSSSQGGTDKVLSRVDVDMSRTNSKADNAEERNIGEGGSDKYHSIETNKEAIVRGGTVREGTDNHTKASEPKNKDAAENKEAATGSSVHPLGPVEDSDYPSFDEDEDEDPDNIDNEYEDHKFAADDENDNRDFEISSDTKKVKQQDGVVKIPKQMDAFEEEESSGHFMAYFVTAVVLCIAGYVLYHNKQKIIAFVLEGRRDAQRRRTTSSGTAKYTKLQPSVEEVMPSLDKSAATKNFIY
- the LOC112559621 gene encoding trans-Golgi network integral membrane protein 1-like isoform X1, giving the protein MRSNGEWKANEGRSVIAIQDRTQTGTEKGLSNTKRVQNPKSREDILTTRDHLNVEPGASSGVNKPRPMTSKTQEDASNGDKGPISRVTQLVPMEGQTEKDDGNGTEPVVDQPEPGEGYKQKDASNGDKGPISRVNQLGSTEGQTENDDGKVKGPVVNQPEPMEGQPEKDDDNGKGPVVNQPEPGEGQTDKDTGNREGSISGVNQLGSRTDYTQEYGDELEPEASSRATQPVEQSTVEGITNVSSSQGGTDKVLSRVDVDMSRTNSKADNAEERNIGEGGSDKYHSIETNKEAIVRGGTVREGTDNHTKASEPKNKDAAENKEAATGSSVHPLGPVEDSDYPSFDEDEDEDPDNIDNEYEDHKFAADDENDNRDFEISSDTKKVKQQPDIPKDGVVKIPKQMDAFEEEESSGHFMAYFVTAVVLCIAGYVLYHNKQKIIAFVLEGRRDAQRRRTTSSGTAKYTKLQPSVEEVMPSLDKSAATKNFIY